DNA sequence from the Prochlorococcus marinus XMU1411 genome:
TGGCTTTTGTTGGTACCTTGTATAAATTTGCCGAGAAGTACAACGTCAAAACAATATTAAATGGAGGCAATATTGCTACTGAATCTGTTCTAAGACCATTTAATCTAATCTATTATGGAGCTGATTTAACTCAAGCAAAAGATATAATTAAAAAATTTGGCAATTTAGATATGAAAACTTACCCCTTCACTTCGGTTTTTTATCATAAAGTTTGGTTGAAATATATTAAAAATGTAAACGTATTTAAACCCTTAAATTACATAAATTATTTAAAATCAGATGCTATTCGAGAATTAAAAAGTATTTACGGATGGAAACCATATTCTCAAAAACATTTTGAGTCAAGATTTACTAGATTCTATGAGGGGTATTGGTTAACCAACAGATTTAATTATGACATGAGAAGAGTAGAATTATCTAGCATGATATTATCTGAACAAATACATCGTTCAGAGGCTATTGAAATACTGAAGAATCCTCCGTTAGAAAGTAAAGTAGTTGAGGATGAATTTAATTATGTTGCAACTAAACTTGATATTTCAGTAGAAGAATTAGAAAAATATTTTACTATGCCAAAAAAATATTATTGGGATTACAAAAATAATAAAAAATTATTAAAACTAGGTGAAAATTTTTTAAAAGTTATTGGCGGAGCAAGAAGAGGAGGATCATATTAAGTATGCTTACCATAGTTGATTATGGATTAGGCAATTTAAATGCTTTTGAGAATGTTTATAATCGACTGAAAATAAAATTTAAAATCGCTTCCAATAAGGAAGATTTACTGAATGCGAGCAAACTAATATTACCTGGAGTTGGTTCATTTGATTACGCTATTGATTTACTAAATACTTCTGGGATAATTAAAACCTTAAATGAATTAGTCTTAGTTAAAAACATCCCTGTTCTAGGTGTTTGTGTAGGGATGCAAATTATGTCTAACTATAGTGAGGAAGGCAAGCGTAAGGGTTTAGGGTGGATAAATGCATCAGTAAAACATTTCCGGAGCAACCCAAATTGGCATCAAAATCAATCAGACAATTATGAAATATCTAATAGGCTGCCTTTACCCCATATGGGCTGGAATAAAAATGAAATTATCAATAACTCCCCATTAATTAATGGTTTATCAAGAAATTCTTTCTACTTTCTTCATTCATATTATATGGATGTCCCTAATAATAAGAACATAATTGCTTGTTCTGAGTATCCATTTAAATTTACTTCAGTAGTATCACACAAAAATATATATGGAGTACAATTTCACCCAGAGAAAAGTCATCATTCAGGAGAAAAACTATTAGAAAATTTTGCTAAATTAGTTTAATGCTTAAGTCTCGAATAATACCTGTCTTATTAATTCATCGTGGAGGATTATATAAATCTATCAACTTTAAGGATCATAAATATATAGGGGATCCACTAAATGCGGTAAAGATATTTAATGAAATGTACGTTGATGAATTAGTAATATTAGATATTGATGCTACTAAATTGGAGAAACCTCCAAATTACAAATTAATTCAGAATCTTGCAAAAGAATGCAGGATGCCAATTTGTTACGGCGGAGGGATAAATAATACTCAACAAGTAGAAAGAATCATCCAATTAGGGGTAGAAAAGGTTGCGATTAGTAATGCTTTAATTAATAACCCTAGACTAATTTGTGAAGCTAAAGATAAAGTCGGGAGTCAAAGCCTGGTAGCAGTTCTTGATATCAAAAGACATGGTTTATTAAATAAAAAATATTACATATACAAAAACAATGGTTCAATAAAGACAAACTTAGATATTTTAGAATTCTCGAAAAAACTAGAATCCTATGGTATTGGTGAAATAATATTAAATTCTATCGATAATGATGGTAAACAAATAGGATACGATTTCGAAATGAGCGACTCAATCATACCGCATTTAAATATACCAATTACCCTACTTGGTGGGGCAGGTAACTTCTCTCACCTTCATCAAGCTAACAAAAAATACGGTATTATTGGTCTTGGTGGTGGAAGTATTTTTGTGTTTAAAGGAAAATATAGAGCAGTTTTAATTCAATATCCTAATGAGGAAGAAAAAGATTTAATATTAACTAATTAAATAAATCATCTTAAATTTGATCTACCGAAAATATAAATAAAAAATGTCAATATCTAATAGTATAAAAAAAGAGGGGAAAACTATATTAGTACTTGGTGCGACAGGAATGTTAGGGAATGTAGTTTTTAGATATTTATCAAGTAAAGAATCATATAAAGTTTATGGTTCAGTTAGATCGGCCACATCAAAACTATTATTTAAAAAAATTCTTAGAAAAAATTTAATTTCTGATATTCATGTTAATTCTGATAAGAAAATTGCTGATTTATTTTCATTAGTTAATCCTGATATAGTTATCAATTGTATTGGTGTTATAAAACAATTAGATCACAGTTCTAATGTTCTTGAAGTAGTTCCTATAAACTCATTGTTACCCCATAGATTAGCTATCTTATGCAAAAAGAAGTCTATAAGATTAATTCACTTTAGTACTGACTGTGTATTTTCTGGAGAAAAAGGTAATTACATAGAATCTGATAATCCTGATCCTAAAGATTTATATGGAAGGAGTAAACTAATTGGAGAAATAGATTATCCTAATTGCCTAACTTTAAGAACATCTATAATTGGGCCTGAGTTAAACGCTTCAAAAAGTCTTCTTTGTTGGTTTCTTAAAGAAAGTGGAACAATCAAAGGATATGTCAAAGCAATATTTTCTGGTTTACCCACTGTAGAAATAGCTAGAATCCTTTGTGAATATATAATTGAAAATAACTTATCAGGGATATATCACTTGTCAGGAAATTCAATAGATAAATATAGCCTGCTTAATCTCATTGCAAAAACATATAATCACAAAGTCAAGATCGTACCAGATAATAGAATAGTTATTGATCGTTCATTAAATTGTGAGAAATTTAGAAAAATTACTGGATATGAACCTAAGACATGGGATGATCTTATAGAGTCTATGAGAGAATTTAATTAAAAATTGGAAATATTTACTGAAAAAAAATTTTTAATAACTGGTGGAACAGGTTCATTTGGATCTATAGTAACCAAAGAATTATTAAAATATCCAGTAAAAGAAATTGTAGTTTTCAGTAGAGATGAATTGAAGCAAGAACGTTTACGCCTAGCTTTAAAAAATGACAAAATTAAATATTTTATTGGCGATATAAGAGATTACTCATCTATTGACTTAGCAATGAAAAATATAGATTATGTTTTTCATGCTGCTGCTTTAAAACAGGTGCCTTCTTGCGAGTTTTTCCCAATGGAAGCAGTAAAAACAAACATAATCGGCACTGAAAATGTTCTAAACGCAGCCTTACAAAATAATGTATCAAAAGTTGTTAATTTAAGCACAGATAAAGCAGTTTACCCTATTAATGCGATGGGATTAACAAAAGGAATTATGGAAAAAATAATGATGGCTAAAGCAAGAAGCTCTTCTGGAAATTTGCCATTATTTTGTGCAACTCGTTATGGGAATATAATGGCCTCACGAGGTTCAGTAATTCCTCTTTTTGTGGAATGTATCAAGGCCAAGAAGCCTATCACAATTACTGATCCATCTATGACCAGATTTCTAATGTCATTAGATGATTCTGTTGATTTAGTCTTTGAAGCTTTCAAAAACGCAAAACAAGGAGATATATATATTCAAAAATCTCCAGCTTCAACTATTGGAGATTTAGCCAAGGCCTTACTAGAGATTTTTGACGTTGATTTACCAATCAAGATTATTGGAACTAGACATGGTGAAAAATTATATGAATCATTGCTTTCTAGAGAAGAAATGGCTAAATCAATTGACTTAGGAAAATATTACAGAATACCGCTTGATAATAGAGACCTAAACTACGAAAAATATTTTATAAAAGGTCAAGAATCTTTTAGTGTTTCAGAAGATTATACCTCTCATAACACTGATAGGCTAAGCATTGAAGAAATTAAAAAAATTTTACTTAATCTAAGTTTCATTCAACAAGAAATTAAATGCTAAAAGTTATAACAGTTGTAGGTACTAGAC
Encoded proteins:
- a CDS encoding N-acetyl sugar amidotransferase, which gives rise to MNDLKYQICKKTVMDTSDPATKFDSNGISNHYWDFHNIVKAHWYRGKKGEKQLEKKIEEIKERGKGKEFDSILGLSGGLDSSYMLHTVVSKYKLRPLVFHVDGGWNTEIAVNNIKSLVENLKLDLFTEVIDWNEMKNFQLAMFKSGVPHLDVPQDMAFVGTLYKFAEKYNVKTILNGGNIATESVLRPFNLIYYGADLTQAKDIIKKFGNLDMKTYPFTSVFYHKVWLKYIKNVNVFKPLNYINYLKSDAIRELKSIYGWKPYSQKHFESRFTRFYEGYWLTNRFNYDMRRVELSSMILSEQIHRSEAIEILKNPPLESKVVEDEFNYVATKLDISVEELEKYFTMPKKYYWDYKNNKKLLKLGENFLKVIGGARRGGSY
- the hisH gene encoding imidazole glycerol phosphate synthase subunit HisH; translation: MLTIVDYGLGNLNAFENVYNRLKIKFKIASNKEDLLNASKLILPGVGSFDYAIDLLNTSGIIKTLNELVLVKNIPVLGVCVGMQIMSNYSEEGKRKGLGWINASVKHFRSNPNWHQNQSDNYEISNRLPLPHMGWNKNEIINNSPLINGLSRNSFYFLHSYYMDVPNNKNIIACSEYPFKFTSVVSHKNIYGVQFHPEKSHHSGEKLLENFAKLV
- a CDS encoding AglZ/HisF2 family acetamidino modification protein; the protein is MLKSRIIPVLLIHRGGLYKSINFKDHKYIGDPLNAVKIFNEMYVDELVILDIDATKLEKPPNYKLIQNLAKECRMPICYGGGINNTQQVERIIQLGVEKVAISNALINNPRLICEAKDKVGSQSLVAVLDIKRHGLLNKKYYIYKNNGSIKTNLDILEFSKKLESYGIGEIILNSIDNDGKQIGYDFEMSDSIIPHLNIPITLLGGAGNFSHLHQANKKYGIIGLGGGSIFVFKGKYRAVLIQYPNEEEKDLILTN
- a CDS encoding dTDP-4-dehydrorhamnose reductase family protein — protein: MSISNSIKKEGKTILVLGATGMLGNVVFRYLSSKESYKVYGSVRSATSKLLFKKILRKNLISDIHVNSDKKIADLFSLVNPDIVINCIGVIKQLDHSSNVLEVVPINSLLPHRLAILCKKKSIRLIHFSTDCVFSGEKGNYIESDNPDPKDLYGRSKLIGEIDYPNCLTLRTSIIGPELNASKSLLCWFLKESGTIKGYVKAIFSGLPTVEIARILCEYIIENNLSGIYHLSGNSIDKYSLLNLIAKTYNHKVKIVPDNRIVIDRSLNCEKFRKITGYEPKTWDDLIESMREFN
- a CDS encoding polysaccharide biosynthesis protein; translated protein: MEIFTEKKFLITGGTGSFGSIVTKELLKYPVKEIVVFSRDELKQERLRLALKNDKIKYFIGDIRDYSSIDLAMKNIDYVFHAAALKQVPSCEFFPMEAVKTNIIGTENVLNAALQNNVSKVVNLSTDKAVYPINAMGLTKGIMEKIMMAKARSSSGNLPLFCATRYGNIMASRGSVIPLFVECIKAKKPITITDPSMTRFLMSLDDSVDLVFEAFKNAKQGDIYIQKSPASTIGDLAKALLEIFDVDLPIKIIGTRHGEKLYESLLSREEMAKSIDLGKYYRIPLDNRDLNYEKYFIKGQESFSVSEDYTSHNTDRLSIEEIKKILLNLSFIQQEIKC